A portion of the Clostridium gelidum genome contains these proteins:
- the loaP gene encoding antiterminator LoaP yields the protein MHFQKDEAWYVLFVNTNQEEKVRKILEKEMGDKYKFIIPTRELRERKNGKWHNVKRKLFPGYVLIKAMMNAEIYYKIKRAPGIIKLLRDEEEVLTVEEKELKVLKILIDNNENNIGISKLYKENDEIRIIAGPLLGLEGQIIKIDSRKGRAKVNLSFMNEERIVELGIELVDKI from the coding sequence TTGCATTTTCAAAAAGATGAAGCTTGGTATGTATTATTTGTCAATACAAATCAAGAAGAAAAAGTAAGAAAAATCCTTGAAAAAGAAATGGGAGATAAATATAAATTCATCATTCCAACAAGAGAACTTAGAGAAAGAAAAAATGGAAAATGGCATAATGTAAAAAGAAAATTATTCCCAGGATACGTCTTAATAAAAGCTATGATGAATGCAGAAATTTATTACAAAATAAAAAGAGCACCTGGAATAATCAAATTGCTTAGAGATGAAGAGGAAGTTTTAACAGTAGAAGAAAAAGAACTAAAAGTATTAAAAATACTTATAGATAACAATGAGAATAACATAGGAATTTCTAAGTTATATAAAGAAAATGATGAGATAAGAATAATTGCAGGACCTTTATTAGGATTAGAAGGTCAAATAATAAAAATAGATTCTAGAAAAGGTAGAGCTAAAGTGAATCTTAGCTTTATGAATGAAGAAAGAATAGTAGAACTTGGTATTGAATTAGTGGATAAAATCTGA